One part of the Lotus japonicus ecotype B-129 chromosome 2, LjGifu_v1.2 genome encodes these proteins:
- the LOC130736460 gene encoding uncharacterized protein LOC130736460, with protein sequence MSEWKIGDFHENSFVFFQDGVVSFFKAILVCHGWVMIGDVHEDSFVGGDDSWLCENDMMMVVTSEWGICGERFENWGNFGRGGGGGGGCSGGDGGDDGRRGYEGRVGENGGGSGSEAAVVVTVHVYGGSNGGGGERLWWMMVEVEGGGNNGGDIRGSNESGGVGGNGGDGGDNGGGERF encoded by the exons ATGTCTGAATGGAAAATTGGAGATTTTCATGAGaatagttttgttttttttcaagATGGTGTTGTGAGTTTTTTTAAAGCAATTTTGGTGTGCCATGGCTGGGTGATGATTGGAGATGTTCATGAGGATAGTTTTGTTGGAGGTGATGATTCATGGCTGTGTGAAAACGACATGATGATGGTAGTGACTAGTGAGTGGGGAATATGTGGGGAACGATTTGAGAATTGGGGTAATTT TGGtcgcggtggcggtggtggaggtggttgcagtggtggtgatggtggagaCGATGGTAGAAGGGGTTATGAAGGAAGAGTAGGCGAAAATGGCGGTGGTAGTGGTTCAGAGGCGGCAGTGGTGGTGACGGTGCATGTTTATGGCGGTagtaacggtggtggcggtgaacGTTTGTGGTGGATGATGGTagaggtggagggtggtggtaacAATGGAGGTGATATTCGTGGTAGCAATGaaagtggtggtgttggtggcaaTGGAGGTGATGGCGGTgataatggtggtggtgaacggttttga